The following proteins are encoded in a genomic region of Streptococcus equi subsp. equi:
- the dnaE_1 gene encoding DNA polymerase III alpha subunit has translation MFAQLDTKTVYSFMDSLIDLDHYFKQAKRLGYQAIGIMDQDNLYGAYHFIKGCQRHGLQPILGLEVAITVKEQALTLKLVAKNDTGYQQLLKLSTEKMSGDLDLDTLVQYLEGIAVIVPFSQSLRDLGLPFDYFIGIDEASDLSKIDSTERLIPLRTVRYFDNAETETLQMLHAIRDNISLADTALVAKDQFLAPCQEMTAIFQEKCPEALVNLVNLTASIAYHFDTDLKLPRFNRDKPAKEELRELTESGLREKQLWKEPYQFRLAEELAIISDMGFDDYFLIVWDLLRFGRSRGYYMGMGRGSAAGSLVAYSLRITGIDPVKNNLLFERFLNKERYSMPDIDIDLPDIYRSEFLHYVRDRYGSEHSAQIVTFSTFGPKQAVRDVFKRFGVPEYELTSLTKKIGFKDTLSTVYEKNIAFRQTINSRLEFQKAFEIAKRIEGNPRQTSIHAAGIVMSDDHLTNHIPLKKGEDMMVTQYDASAVEANGLLKMDFLGLRNLTLVQKMQEKVVNDYGLSIDIEAINLEDPETIALFARGDTKGIFQFEQHGAISLLKRIKPTSFEEIVATTSLNRPGASDYTQNFIKRRQGQENIDLIDPVIAPILEPTYGIMLYQEQVMQIAQVYAGFTLGKADLLRRAMSKKNLVEMQRMQEDFLTGARALGRSEETARLLFARMEKFAGYGFNRSHAFAYAALAFQLAYFKAHYPEVFFDVMMNYSSSDYITDALDFGFEAAQVTINTIPFNDKIERHKIYMGLKNIKGLPREFSYWIIENRPFTSVESFLCSIPENTRKPAS, from the coding sequence ATGTTTGCTCAGTTAGATACAAAAACAGTTTATTCCTTTATGGATAGTTTGATTGATTTAGACCATTATTTTAAACAAGCCAAACGATTAGGCTATCAAGCCATAGGGATTATGGATCAGGATAATCTATATGGGGCATATCATTTTATTAAGGGCTGTCAAAGGCATGGGCTTCAGCCGATTTTAGGTCTTGAGGTGGCTATTACAGTTAAAGAGCAGGCTCTTACGCTGAAGCTTGTTGCGAAAAATGATACAGGCTATCAGCAGCTCTTAAAGCTTTCGACTGAAAAAATGTCTGGAGACCTAGACCTAGACACATTGGTGCAGTATTTAGAAGGGATAGCAGTTATCGTTCCTTTTAGTCAGAGCTTGCGTGATTTAGGGCTTCCTTTTGATTACTTCATTGGCATTGATGAGGCAAGCGACTTGTCAAAGATAGACTCTACAGAAAGACTGATTCCGCTTAGAACGGTACGTTATTTTGATAATGCTGAGACTGAGACTCTGCAAATGCTGCATGCCATTCGTGATAATATTAGCTTAGCAGATACGGCTCTAGTAGCCAAGGATCAGTTTTTAGCGCCTTGTCAGGAGATGACGGCTATTTTCCAGGAAAAGTGCCCTGAGGCTTTGGTGAATCTCGTAAATCTAACAGCTTCGATTGCTTATCATTTTGATACTGATTTAAAGCTTCCGAGATTTAACCGCGATAAGCCAGCAAAAGAAGAGCTAAGAGAATTGACCGAGTCTGGTCTAAGAGAAAAGCAATTATGGAAGGAGCCTTACCAATTTCGTCTGGCAGAGGAGCTGGCTATTATTTCAGATATGGGGTTTGATGATTATTTTCTCATTGTCTGGGATTTGCTGCGCTTTGGAAGGAGTAGAGGCTATTATATGGGCATGGGGCGTGGTTCAGCAGCAGGCAGTCTAGTGGCTTATTCGTTGCGCATTACTGGGATTGATCCTGTCAAAAACAATTTATTGTTTGAACGCTTTTTGAATAAAGAACGCTACAGCATGCCTGATATTGATATTGATTTGCCTGATATTTACCGCTCAGAGTTTCTTCATTATGTTCGAGACCGGTATGGTAGTGAGCACTCAGCTCAGATTGTTACCTTTTCGACTTTTGGTCCTAAGCAGGCTGTTCGTGATGTGTTCAAACGCTTTGGTGTCCCAGAATACGAGCTAACAAGCCTAACTAAAAAAATTGGGTTCAAGGATACCCTGAGCACTGTTTATGAGAAAAATATAGCCTTCAGACAGACCATTAATAGCCGCTTAGAGTTTCAAAAGGCATTTGAGATAGCTAAGCGCATTGAAGGCAATCCAAGACAGACCTCTATTCACGCTGCTGGTATCGTGATGAGTGATGACCATCTGACCAACCATATTCCCTTAAAAAAGGGGGAGGATATGATGGTGACTCAGTATGATGCCAGTGCTGTTGAAGCTAATGGCTTGCTGAAAATGGATTTTCTTGGTCTGAGAAATTTGACGCTTGTACAGAAAATGCAGGAAAAGGTGGTCAACGATTACGGTCTTTCAATTGACATTGAAGCTATTAACCTAGAGGATCCTGAAACGATAGCCTTGTTTGCTAGGGGTGATACCAAGGGCATTTTTCAATTTGAACAGCATGGTGCGATTAGCCTGTTAAAACGGATCAAGCCGACTAGCTTTGAGGAAATTGTTGCGACAACCAGCTTAAATAGACCGGGAGCAAGTGATTACACGCAGAATTTTATTAAGCGCCGGCAGGGACAGGAAAACATTGATCTAATAGATCCGGTGATTGCTCCGATATTAGAGCCAACCTATGGTATCATGCTTTATCAGGAGCAGGTTATGCAGATTGCTCAAGTTTATGCAGGCTTTACACTTGGAAAGGCCGATTTGCTACGGCGTGCTATGTCTAAGAAAAACCTCGTTGAGATGCAAAGAATGCAGGAGGATTTTCTGACTGGTGCTAGAGCCTTGGGTCGCTCTGAGGAGACAGCCAGACTATTGTTTGCACGTATGGAAAAATTTGCAGGCTACGGCTTTAACCGCAGCCATGCCTTTGCTTATGCTGCCCTAGCCTTTCAGCTAGCCTATTTTAAAGCGCACTATCCTGAGGTATTTTTTGATGTCATGATGAATTATTCTAGCAGTGATTACATCACAGATGCGTTAGATTTTGGCTTTGAGGCCGCGCAGGTGACGATAAACACCATTCCCTTCAATGATAAGATTGAGCGTCATAAGATTTATATGGGCTTAAAAAACATCAAGGGTCTTCCTAGAGAATTTTCGTATTGGATCATTGAAAATAGGCCCTTTACCAGTGTTGAAAGCTTTTTGTGCAGCATTCCTGAAAATACCAGAAAACCAGCTTCTTAG